The genome window CGTTCGCCGCCGGCGTCGAAGGCATCGATCCGGAGAAGCTCGCGCGCACGGCCGTGGAGAAGTGCAGGGCGGCCGCCGCTCCGGCGGACCTCGACCCGGGGCACTTCGACGTCGTGCTCGAGCCCCGCGCGATCGCCGAGGTGCTCGAGTGGCTCACCTTCACGTCCTTCGGCGCGAAGCAGGTGCAGGAGGGGCAGAGCTTCATGGCGGGGCGCCTGGGCGAGAAGGTCATGGGCGACGCCGTCACGATCTACGACGACGGATACGAGGCCGCGGGCATTCCCATCCCGTTCGACTGGGAGGGCGTTCAGAAGCGGCGCGTGGCGATCATCGAGCGCGGCGTGGCGAAGGGCCCGGTGTACGACACGCTGACCGCCGTGCAGGACCGCGCGGAGTCCACCGGCCACGCCGCGCCGGCGCAGTACCGCTCGGGCCCGATGCCGTCGAACCTCTTCGTCGCGGCCGGGGACAAGAGCCTCGACGATCTCGTCGGGAGCCTCACGCGCGGCCTCCTGGTCACGCGGTTCCACTACGTCAACGGGCTCCTCGACACGCGCAAGGCGCTCTTCACGGGCATGACCCGCGACGGCACGTATCTCGTCGAGAACGGGCGCGTCACGAAGGCCGTGAAGAACCTCCGCTTCACCGAGAGCATGCTGCGCGCCTTCTCGAACGTGGACGGCATGACGCGCGAGCGAGAGACCGAGGGCGGGAACTGGGGCGGGCTCGGGTCCGTGACGACGCCCTCGATGCTCGTCAGGGACTTCACGTTCACCGGTTCGACGGACTTCTAGGGCCTTTCAACCCGACCCCGCGCGCTGGGGTCGAAGGCCCCGACACCGGACGGCCAGCGAACAGGGAGGGCATCCTTGTACTCGGACATCAAAGCGATCGGCGAGCGCATCGAGCGCGAGAGCGCGTTCGTCGGGACGCTGGTGAGCGAGATCGACAGGGTCATCGTCGGCCAGCGCTCCATGGTCGAGCGGCTCCTCATCGGGCTCCTTGCCGACGGGCACGTGCTCATCGAGGGCGTGCCCGGACTTGCGAAGACCCTCGCGGTGCGCACGCTCGCCAGAGCGATCAGCACGCGGTTCCAGCGCATTCAGTTCACGCCGGACCTCCTGCCTGCGGACCTCATCGGCACGATGGTGTACTCGCCGGGCACCGGGGCGTTCACCGCGAAGAAGGGCCCGATCTTCGCCAACCTCGTGCTGGCCGACGAGATCAACCGCGCCCCGGCGAAGGTGCAGAGTGCGCTCCTCGAGGCGATGCAGGAGCGGCAGGTGACGATCGGCGACCAGACCTATCCGCTCGAGCGGCCGTTCCTCGTGCTCGCGACGCAGAACCCCATCGAGCAGGAGGGCACCTATCCGCTCCCCGAGGCGCAGATCGACCGGTTCATGCTCAAGCTCCGCGTGACGTACCCGTCGCGCGAGGAGGAGCTCGAGATCATGAACCGGATGGCCGGCGGGAAGGAGCCGGAGGCGCGGCCCGTCGTCTCGCCGGAGGCGATCCTCGCGGCCAGGTCGCTCGCCGCGGAGATCTACGTCGACGAGAAGATCAAGAAGTACATCCTCGACATCGTGTTCGCCACCCGCGAGCCCGAAGCGTACGGCCTCGACATCGCCGGCCTCATCGCGTACGGGGCCTCGCCGCGGGCGTCCATCTACCTCTCGATCGCGGCGCGCGCGCACGCGTTTCTGAGGGGCCGGCCGTACGTGACGCCGGAGGACGTCAAGGCCATCGCGATGGACGTCCTCAGGCACCGCGTGATCATCACGTACGAGGCGGAGGCGGAGGAACTGACCTCCGAGGACATCGTGCAGAGGATCCTCGACAGCGTCGAGGTCCCGTGAGAGCCCGACCGCGATGATCCCCAGGGACGTGCTCAGGAAGATCCGCCGGATCGAGATCCGGACGAAGCGCCTTGTGAGCGACGTGTTCTCGGGCGAGTACCAGAGTGTGTTCAAGGGCCGGGGCATGGAGTTCACCGAGGTGCGCGAGTACCTCCACGGCGACGACATCCGCTCCATCGACTGGAACGTGACGGCCCGCATGGGCCATCCCTACGTGAAGAAGTTCGACGAGGAGCGGCAGCTCACCATCGTGTTCCTGGTGGACGCGAGCGCGTCGGAGCGCTTCGGGACCGTCGGGCGGACGAAGACCGAGCTCGCCGCCGAGCTGTGCGCGGTCCTCGCGCTCTCGGCCGCGCGGAGCAACGACCGCGTCGGTCTCATCGAGTTCACCGACCGCATCGAGAAGGTCGTCCCGCCCGACCGCGGGCGCCGGCACGCGCTCAGGGTCATCCGGGAGCTGCTCTACCTGCGGCCCGAGGGGCGCGGAACCGACATCCCGCTCGCGCTCGACTACCTCTCGAACGTCGTGCGGCGACACGCGATCGTCTTCCTCGTGAGCGACTTCCTCGCCGAGGGCTACGAGCGGGCCCTTGCCGTCGCGAACCGCCGGTACGACCTCATCGCGGTGCAGGTGGAGGACCCGCGCGAACGCGAGTTCCCGTCGGTGGGCCTCGTCGAGCTGGCCGACGCCGAATCGGGCAGGCGAGTCGTCGTGGACACGGCGAGCGCGGCCTTCCGGGAGCGCTACGCGGAAGGCGCGCGGCGGCGGCGCGAGGAGCGCGACCGGACCCTCAGGCGGCTCGGCGTGGACACGATCGCGCTCACGACCGGGGCGGACTACATCGAGCCGCTTGCCCGCTTCTTCCGCATGCGCGAACGGCGGGCCGGCGCGCTGGCGGCGCGGGGGAGGGCATGACGGTGCGGGCGGCGCTCGTCGCGGGGCTTGCGCTCCTGGCGGCGTCGGCGTCGGCCGCGCCGCCGGTCGTGCGCGCCTCGGTGGCGCCCGACGCGGCGACGGTCGGAGACCGGCTCACCCTCACGCTGTCGGTCGCGCGCGACGCGGACGCCGTCGCGGTGTTCCCGAACGTCGGGGAGAGCATCGGGCCGTTCGACGTGCTCTCGTCGGTCGTCGCTCCGGTGGCCCCGGAGGGCGAGCGGGCGACGGAGCGGCGCGACTACGTCATCGCGGCGTTCCGCACCGGGTCGCTCGCGGTGCCACCGCTTCCGTTCCTCGTGATCTCGGCGTCGGGCGAGACGCTCAGCGTGCTCACCGACTCGGTCGTCGTGGCCGTCGCGAGCGTGCTGCCGGACACCGCGGGCGCCGCGGGCATCGAGCCGCGCGACATCCGGCCGCCGGTCAGCCTCCCGCGCGAGATCTGGCCGTTCGTCGTCGCGGCGGCCGCGGCGGTCGGCGCGTACGTCGCGTACAGGTACCTGCGACGCCGGCGCCTCAGGCGGAAGGCGGGGCCGGCGAGGCCGGGGCGCGAGCCGGCCGTTGCGCCCGAGGCCGCGCACGTCGCGGCGTTCGAGCGGCTCGCGGCGCTGGAGCGCGCGGGGCTTCCGGCGCGCGGGGAGTTCGCGCGGTTCTACGACGGCCTGAGCGACATCCTGAGGCTCTATCTCGGCGACCGCTTCGGCGTGCGCGCGATCGACATGACGACCGACGAGGTCGCCCCCGCCATGGAGCGCGCCGGAATCGCAGACGAGGACGTCGCGTGGACCGTGCGCTTCCTGAGCCACGCCGACCTCGCGAAGTTCGCGAAGCTCGCGCCGACCGTGGAGCGCGCGAACGACGACTTCGCCGCCGCGCGGGAGTTCGTGGAGCGCACGAGGTTCCGGGGCGAGGCGGCGGCGCCGCCTGACGATGAGGCTCGGCCGGCGGAAGGGGAGGCGACGGCGTGCTGAGGCTTGCGCACCCGTGGTTTCTGCTCGCGCTCGGGTTCGTCCCGCTCCTCGTGTGGCTCGAGGTGCGGCTCGCGGCGCGCCGGCGTCCGGCCGTGCTGTTCCCGGACCTCGGCGCCGTGGCGTTCTCCGCGCGCGGCGCCCTCGTCAAGAGGGCGGCGAGGCTCGCGGCGCGCTGCCTCGTGGTCGCGCTTGTCGTCGTCGCGCTCGCGCGGCCGCAAAGCGGCAGGGGAGCGGAGTCCGTGCTGACCGAGGGCATCGACATCGTGCTCGTCCTCGACGTCTCGGGCAGCATGCTGACGGAGGACTGGCAGCCGACGAACCGGCTCGCGGTGGCCAAGGCCGTGGTGTCGGACTTCATCCGCGGGCGTTCGTCCGACCGGATCGGCATGGTGGTCTTCGCGGCGCAGGCGTTCACGCAGTGCCCGCTCACGCTCGACTACGCGGTGCTCCAGGAGCTGCTCGCGTCGGTGAAGGTGGGGATGATCGACGAGAACAGCACGGCGATCGGCATGGGCATCGCGACGGCCGCGAACAGGCTGCGCGAGAGCGACGCGAAGAGCCGGATCATGGTGCTGCTCACGGACGGGCGGAACAACGCCGGCGAGATCGACCCGGTCACCGCGGCGCGGGCCGCCGGCGCGCTGGGGATCAGGATCTACGCGATCGCGGCGGGCACGCCGGAGGGCGGCCGGATGCCGGTGGACGACCCGGTGTGGGGCAGGCACTACGTCAAGGTGCCCACGGAGATCGACGAGGGCACGCTCCGCGAGGTGGCCGCGGTCACCGGCGGGAGGTACTTCCGCGCGAAGACCGAGGGGATGCTCGCGGAGATCTACCGGCAGATCGGGGAGCTCGAGAAGACGAAGATCGAGGTGAAGCACTTCACGACGTACACGGAGCTCGGGCCGCGGTTCGTCGTCGCGGCGCTCGTCGCGCTCCTCGCGCTGCTGGCGGCGGAGGCGACGGTGCTGCGCGGCATGCCGTGACGTCGGCGCCGGCCGCACGAGGGTCCCATGCGATTCGCAGTGCCGATCGACACCGTCATTCTCTGGCTCGTGGGGCTGCCGCTCCTCGCGGCCGTCGTCCTCGCCGTCGCGCGGGTGAGGCAGCGGCGGGCGGCGCTCCGCGCGTTCGCGGAGCCGGGGCTCCTCGCGGGCATCGCGCCCGGCGCGTCCGTCGAGCGGCTCCGCCTCAAGTCGGCGTTCATCGCGGCGGCGGTCGTCCTTCTCGGCCTCGCCGCCGCGCGGCCGCAGGTCGGCACGAAGGTCGGCGTCGCCCGGCGTCAGGGCGTGGACCTCATGATCGCGATCGACGTCTCGGCCTCGATGGAGGCGCGCGACCTCGTCCCGAGCAGGTTCGAGAAGGCGCGCCGCGAGGCGCAGTCGATCGTCAACCTGCTCGACGGCGACCGCGTCGGGATCATCGTGTTCTCGGGCGCCGCGTTCGTGCAGTGCCCGCTCACCGTGGACTACGGCGCGGCCTCGATGCTCCTCGCGTCGGCGTTCCCGGACATGCTCCCGACGCCGGGCACGGCGATCGGCGACGCGGTGCGGAAGGCGACGGCGTCGCTTGCGGCCTACCCCGAGCGCTCCAAGGTCCTCGTGCTGATGACGGACGGCGAGGACCACGGCTCCGACCCGCTCGCCGCGGCGAAGGAAGCGGCGGCGGTCGGGGTGAGGATCTACGCCATCGGGTTCGGTTCCACCGCGGGGGAGCCGATCCCGCTTGCGGCCGAGCGCGGAGCCGGCCACAGAAAGGACAAGACCGGGCAGGTCGTGCTCTCGAGGCTGGACGAGGAGACGCTCGTCCGCGTGGCCGAGGCGACGGGCGGGCGCTACCTCAGGGCGACGGACGGCGAGCGCGAGATCGACGTCGTGGCCGAGGAGATCTCGAAGATGCAGGCTGGCGAGATCGAGTCGCGGATGCTCGCGCACTACGAGGAGCGCTTCCAGTTCCCGCTCGGGCTCGCGCTCGGCGCGCTCCTGCTCGAGGCGCTGCTGCCCGACCGGGTGAGGAGGAAGAACGGTGCGGCGTAGCCTGGCGGCTGTCCTTCTTGCGGCTCTGTTCGCGCAGGCGGCCCTCGCGGGCCCGGGGGACTCGGCGTCGGCGAGGAACCGCGCCGGGAACAGGCTGTACTCGAAGTCGCGGTACGACGAGGCGCTCGCGCAGTATCGGGCCGCGCAGGTCGTGGCGCCCGAGCTCCTCGAGCTCTTCTTCAACGCGGGCGACGCGCTCTACCGGAAGGGCGATCTCGAGAACGCCGTGCGGGAGTTCTCGAAGGCGGCCGCGTCGACCGACGCGCGCCTCGCGGCGGACGCGAGCTACAACGCGGGGAACGCGATGCTCGCCATGGGGCGTCCCGACCAGGCGATCGAGGCGTACAAGGCGGCCCTCAAGCGGGACCCGGACCACGGGGACGCCAAGCACAACCTCGAGCTGGCGCTCATGCTCCTCGAGCAGCAGGAACAGCAGCAACAGGAGCAGCAGGACCGGCAGGACCAGCAGGATCAGAAGGACCAGCAGGGCCTGCAGGACCAGCAGGGCGAGCGGGACGAGCAGGACGAGCGGGACCAGCAGGGCGCTGAGAGCGAGCCGCAGGAGCAGGGCACGGATGAGCAGCAGCCCCAGCGGCGCGAGGCGGGCATGACCGAGGAGGACGCCGCGCGGCTGCTCGACGCCATCGACGAGCGCGAGCGCGAGCTGCAGGCGGAGCTTCGCGCGGCGCAGGCCAGGAAGAGGGCGAAGGTTGACAAGGACTGGTAGCTTCGCGGCGCTTGTGGCGCTTGCGCTCACGGGTCTCATGCCGGCGGTCGCTCCGGCCGCCGACATCGAGGTCGCGGCGACCGTGGACCGGACCGTCGCCTCCGTGAACGACCGCATCGTCCTCACGGTGACGGTCACGGGCACGATGCGCCAGGTGCCGACGCCGAAGCTGCCAGACCTCTCCGACTCGTTCGTCGTCCAGAGCGCGGGCAGCTCGACCAACTTCAGCATGGTCAACGGACAGGTGA of Candidatus Effluviviaceae Genus I sp. contains these proteins:
- a CDS encoding VWA domain-containing protein; amino-acid sequence: MLRLAHPWFLLALGFVPLLVWLEVRLAARRRPAVLFPDLGAVAFSARGALVKRAARLAARCLVVALVVVALARPQSGRGAESVLTEGIDIVLVLDVSGSMLTEDWQPTNRLAVAKAVVSDFIRGRSSDRIGMVVFAAQAFTQCPLTLDYAVLQELLASVKVGMIDENSTAIGMGIATAANRLRESDAKSRIMVLLTDGRNNAGEIDPVTAARAAGALGIRIYAIAAGTPEGGRMPVDDPVWGRHYVKVPTEIDEGTLREVAAVTGGRYFRAKTEGMLAEIYRQIGELEKTKIEVKHFTTYTELGPRFVVAALVALLALLAAEATVLRGMP
- a CDS encoding DUF58 domain-containing protein: MIPRDVLRKIRRIEIRTKRLVSDVFSGEYQSVFKGRGMEFTEVREYLHGDDIRSIDWNVTARMGHPYVKKFDEERQLTIVFLVDASASERFGTVGRTKTELAAELCAVLALSAARSNDRVGLIEFTDRIEKVVPPDRGRRHALRVIRELLYLRPEGRGTDIPLALDYLSNVVRRHAIVFLVSDFLAEGYERALAVANRRYDLIAVQVEDPREREFPSVGLVELADAESGRRVVVDTASAAFRERYAEGARRRREERDRTLRRLGVDTIALTTGADYIEPLARFFRMRERRAGALAARGRA
- a CDS encoding MoxR family ATPase, which encodes MYSDIKAIGERIERESAFVGTLVSEIDRVIVGQRSMVERLLIGLLADGHVLIEGVPGLAKTLAVRTLARAISTRFQRIQFTPDLLPADLIGTMVYSPGTGAFTAKKGPIFANLVLADEINRAPAKVQSALLEAMQERQVTIGDQTYPLERPFLVLATQNPIEQEGTYPLPEAQIDRFMLKLRVTYPSREEELEIMNRMAGGKEPEARPVVSPEAILAARSLAAEIYVDEKIKKYILDIVFATREPEAYGLDIAGLIAYGASPRASIYLSIAARAHAFLRGRPYVTPEDVKAIAMDVLRHRVIITYEAEAEELTSEDIVQRILDSVEVP
- a CDS encoding tetratricopeptide repeat protein, producing the protein MRRSLAAVLLAALFAQAALAGPGDSASARNRAGNRLYSKSRYDEALAQYRAAQVVAPELLELFFNAGDALYRKGDLENAVREFSKAAASTDARLAADASYNAGNAMLAMGRPDQAIEAYKAALKRDPDHGDAKHNLELALMLLEQQEQQQQEQQDRQDQQDQKDQQGLQDQQGERDEQDERDQQGAESEPQEQGTDEQQPQRREAGMTEEDAARLLDAIDERERELQAELRAAQARKRAKVDKDW
- a CDS encoding TldD/PmbA family protein; protein product: MTDNKALAALLEKALAASPGTETELTALRDSTSLTRFANSVIHQNVHGEDLTVTARVAVGKRIGVVSTNRTDEGSVAALVRRAAEIAKESPEMHDFPGFPKAAAARPVAAVSKATADASPELRAQGVAKAAKIASAAGLKVSGAYRTSDRSLVVVNTAGTRQHHDGTEAFLSVFAIADDGVSGSASAFAAGVEGIDPEKLARTAVEKCRAAAAPADLDPGHFDVVLEPRAIAEVLEWLTFTSFGAKQVQEGQSFMAGRLGEKVMGDAVTIYDDGYEAAGIPIPFDWEGVQKRRVAIIERGVAKGPVYDTLTAVQDRAESTGHAAPAQYRSGPMPSNLFVAAGDKSLDDLVGSLTRGLLVTRFHYVNGLLDTRKALFTGMTRDGTYLVENGRVTKAVKNLRFTESMLRAFSNVDGMTRERETEGGNWGGLGSVTTPSMLVRDFTFTGSTDF
- a CDS encoding VWA domain-containing protein, whose amino-acid sequence is MRFAVPIDTVILWLVGLPLLAAVVLAVARVRQRRAALRAFAEPGLLAGIAPGASVERLRLKSAFIAAAVVLLGLAAARPQVGTKVGVARRQGVDLMIAIDVSASMEARDLVPSRFEKARREAQSIVNLLDGDRVGIIVFSGAAFVQCPLTVDYGAASMLLASAFPDMLPTPGTAIGDAVRKATASLAAYPERSKVLVLMTDGEDHGSDPLAAAKEAAAVGVRIYAIGFGSTAGEPIPLAAERGAGHRKDKTGQVVLSRLDEETLVRVAEATGGRYLRATDGEREIDVVAEEISKMQAGEIESRMLAHYEERFQFPLGLALGALLLEALLPDRVRRKNGAA